In the genome of Candidatus Latescibacterota bacterium, one region contains:
- the ftsH gene encoding ATP-dependent zinc metalloprotease FtsH, whose protein sequence is MVVILFFLAYLMFNSAREKEWPINYTQFITEVGNGNIESVKIKGLEVRGRLLSPIIIPTGGEGTSITSFKVVLPAEDKDLPQKIWDSNPDVTIEGEFPGSSIWVKALATALPLIALLVLWVILMRNMQSGGNKAFSFGKSKAKMVGSNVPKVTFSDVAGADEAKEELQEIIEFLKDPKKFQKLGGRIPKGVILLGPPGTGKTLLAKAVAGEADAPFFSMSGSDFVEMFVGVGASRVRDLFDKGKKHAPCILFIDELDAVGRQRGAGLGGGHDEREQTLNQLLVEMDGFETNEGVILLAATNRPDVLDPALLRPGRFDRRVVVDMPDMRGRLGILKVHVRNVPLADDVDLEILARGTPGMSGADIANLVNEAALRAARLSKDNVYMDDFEEAKDKVFLGPERRSRVVKEDTRRMTAYHEAGHTIVGSFLENADQLHKVTIIQRTMAGGVTFFLPDDDRLLYMSRDYLMDSIAMSLGGRVAEELVLKRIGTGAQADIKQATAIARKMVTRWGMSEKLGPIAFGGSEEHVFLGRDLATRKDYSEETAREIDEEVKNIIDISYRKAHEILAEHMDSLHRVAEALLDRESLDAEEIKILISNGTLPPMKKHDTNKEAPPGIDTEADKSEPETGTEEKTKPVEEEPGPDNVPTENTEPLDSEPTDGEMEDTPEDRGGP, encoded by the coding sequence ATGGTAGTGATCCTTTTCTTCCTGGCCTATCTGATGTTCAACTCAGCCAGGGAAAAAGAATGGCCTATAAATTACACTCAGTTCATCACCGAAGTCGGCAACGGCAACATCGAAAGTGTCAAGATAAAGGGGCTGGAGGTAAGGGGTAGATTACTCAGCCCTATAATCATTCCCACCGGTGGGGAAGGCACATCGATAACAAGCTTCAAGGTTGTACTGCCTGCAGAGGACAAGGACCTCCCCCAGAAGATCTGGGACAGCAATCCCGATGTTACGATCGAGGGAGAGTTCCCGGGCAGCTCCATCTGGGTCAAGGCACTCGCTACAGCCCTGCCCCTCATCGCTCTGCTGGTCTTGTGGGTCATACTCATGAGAAATATGCAGTCCGGAGGGAACAAGGCATTCTCGTTCGGGAAAAGCAAGGCCAAGATGGTGGGCTCGAACGTCCCAAAGGTGACTTTCAGCGATGTGGCCGGCGCTGACGAGGCAAAGGAAGAGCTTCAGGAGATAATTGAGTTCCTTAAGGATCCGAAGAAATTTCAAAAACTGGGAGGAAGGATACCCAAGGGAGTTATCCTTCTGGGACCTCCGGGAACAGGCAAGACTCTACTGGCCAAGGCGGTAGCGGGCGAGGCCGACGCGCCGTTCTTCAGTATGAGCGGCTCGGATTTCGTCGAGATGTTCGTCGGAGTCGGCGCGAGCCGAGTGCGCGATCTTTTTGATAAGGGCAAGAAACACGCTCCCTGCATACTCTTTATCGACGAACTCGACGCTGTTGGAAGACAGAGAGGAGCTGGGCTCGGTGGCGGACATGACGAACGCGAGCAGACTCTCAATCAACTGCTGGTGGAGATGGATGGATTCGAGACAAACGAAGGAGTCATCCTCCTCGCGGCGACCAACAGGCCCGACGTACTCGACCCGGCCCTTCTCAGGCCCGGCAGATTCGACAGAAGAGTAGTTGTCGACATGCCCGATATGCGGGGCAGGCTCGGAATCCTCAAAGTACACGTCCGGAATGTCCCCCTTGCCGATGATGTCGATCTCGAAATACTCGCGCGAGGTACTCCCGGGATGTCCGGCGCCGATATTGCCAACCTGGTGAACGAGGCAGCCCTGAGGGCGGCGAGGCTAAGCAAGGATAATGTCTACATGGACGATTTTGAGGAGGCCAAAGACAAGGTATTCCTCGGACCGGAACGCAGAAGCAGAGTCGTCAAGGAGGACACGCGAAGAATGACCGCCTATCACGAGGCAGGCCATACTATCGTCGGATCTTTCCTTGAAAATGCCGATCAGCTGCATAAGGTCACTATCATCCAGAGAACGATGGCTGGAGGCGTCACTTTTTTCCTTCCGGACGACGATCGGCTCCTCTACATGTCACGTGATTACCTGATGGATTCGATAGCGATGTCGCTCGGAGGCAGGGTCGCCGAAGAGCTCGTGCTCAAACGCATCGGGACAGGCGCACAGGCAGACATCAAACAGGCTACGGCGATAGCTCGCAAGATGGTGACGCGCTGGGGTATGAGCGAAAAACTCGGCCCGATCGCTTTCGGCGGCAGTGAGGAACATGTATTCCTCGGTCGTGATCTTGCCACCCGCAAGGATTATTCAGAAGAGACGGCACGAGAGATCGACGAGGAAGTCAAAAACATAATCGATATCAGCTACAGAAAAGCCCACGAAATCCTTGCCGAGCATATGGACAGTCTGCATCGTGTCGCCGAAGCGCTGCTGGATCGGGAGTCCCTCGACGCCGAGGAGATAAAGATCCTCATCAGTAATGGGACACTCCCGCCTATGAAGAAGCATGACACCAATAAAGAGGCTCCGCCCGGGATTGACACCGAAGCAGACAAGAGCGAACCTGAAACAGGCACTGAAGAAAAAACAAAACCCGTCGAAGAAGAACCCGGACCAGACAATGTTCCGACGGAAAACACGGAACCTCTGGATTCGGAACCGACCGACGGGGAAATGGAAGACACGCCCGAAGACAGGGGCGGTCCCTGA
- the gltX gene encoding glutamate--tRNA ligase encodes MSAENSEIRVRFAPSPTGHLHVGGARTALFNWLYARKTGGTFILRIEDTDASRSTSESYEGILRGMRWLGLDWDEGPDVGGEYGPYIQSARGVLYHTDASRIIGEGKAYYCFCDPDELAVKREKARKDKLDPKYDGTCRGLSSMEVEERLAAGQPHVVRFRMPDEGEIRFRDIVRGDFSFANSDLDDFVIIKSDGHPTYNFAVVVDDARMKISHVIRGDDHISNTPRQAHLYLALGFRLPKFVHLPMILGEDRTRLSKRHGATSIDFYKESHYLPVAMINYLALLGWSLDGKREYFERKSLIEKFSLKKVSKNPAVFDLARMEHMNAEHFKKMPLPAKTVVIYRAMEENGLIPPEFRVDTEMPVDLKLVSGTETVESGGNGWRKGRFDQKEFTRLAWIINIFGNRLKLLKDIPGMLRYFYTDEFEIDENAFHAFLSEPDSRKNMSLLADEFEKLQYFDSSTIEETLRALADRLELDAGELIHPCRVALCGQKVSPDIFHVIFLLGKTKSIERLRAVVEMP; translated from the coding sequence ATGTCAGCGGAGAACAGTGAGATAAGGGTCAGATTCGCACCGAGTCCCACAGGCCACCTTCACGTGGGAGGAGCGAGGACGGCGCTGTTTAACTGGCTGTATGCAAGGAAGACAGGCGGCACTTTCATCCTCAGGATCGAAGATACGGATGCCAGCAGGTCTACCAGCGAATCGTACGAGGGTATTCTCAGGGGAATGAGATGGCTCGGCCTTGACTGGGACGAGGGCCCGGATGTGGGGGGAGAATACGGCCCCTACATACAATCGGCCAGAGGAGTCCTTTATCATACGGACGCCAGCAGAATAATCGGCGAGGGTAAGGCATATTATTGCTTCTGCGACCCGGACGAGCTGGCAGTGAAAAGAGAAAAAGCCCGGAAGGACAAGCTCGACCCTAAATACGACGGTACCTGCCGTGGCCTCAGCTCCATGGAGGTGGAGGAGAGGCTCGCTGCCGGGCAGCCACATGTCGTCCGGTTCCGGATGCCCGATGAGGGTGAGATCCGATTTCGTGATATCGTGAGGGGCGATTTCAGCTTTGCGAATTCAGATCTCGACGATTTCGTGATCATAAAATCCGATGGACACCCCACGTATAATTTCGCCGTGGTCGTCGACGACGCGCGGATGAAGATAAGCCATGTTATCAGGGGGGACGATCATATATCGAATACTCCCCGGCAGGCACACCTTTATCTGGCGCTCGGTTTCAGGCTGCCGAAGTTTGTTCATCTCCCGATGATCCTGGGCGAGGACAGGACCAGATTGAGCAAGAGGCACGGTGCGACGTCGATAGATTTCTATAAGGAAAGCCATTATCTTCCTGTCGCCATGATCAACTATCTCGCTCTTCTGGGATGGTCGCTGGACGGGAAGCGTGAATATTTCGAAAGAAAGTCCCTCATCGAGAAATTCTCCCTGAAAAAAGTATCAAAGAATCCCGCTGTGTTCGACCTGGCCAGGATGGAGCATATGAATGCCGAACACTTCAAGAAGATGCCTCTTCCGGCGAAGACCGTTGTGATATACAGGGCAATGGAGGAGAATGGCCTTATTCCGCCTGAGTTCAGAGTGGATACTGAAATGCCGGTCGATCTGAAATTGGTTTCCGGTACGGAAACGGTTGAGAGTGGTGGTAACGGATGGCGAAAGGGCAGATTCGATCAGAAGGAGTTCACAAGGCTGGCCTGGATAATAAATATCTTCGGGAACAGACTGAAGCTGCTGAAGGACATTCCGGGAATGCTCAGATATTTCTATACAGATGAGTTTGAGATTGACGAAAATGCGTTCCACGCTTTTTTGAGCGAGCCTGATAGCAGGAAAAACATGTCCTTGCTGGCCGATGAGTTCGAAAAACTGCAGTATTTCGATTCGAGTACGATCGAGGAGACTCTCCGGGCTTTAGCGGACAGATTGGAGCTGGATGCTGGTGAGTTGATACACCCCTGCCGTGTGGCGTTATGCGGGCAGAAAGTATCTCCCGACATTTTCCACGTGATCTTTCTTCTGGGAAAAACAAAATCGATTGAAAGACTCAGAGCCGTGGTCGAAATGCCCTGA
- the folP gene encoding dihydropteroate synthase, protein MTRYPLRMIFSRRPEILKRHFEHAGVTPAGIRIMASKAKSVVIRADALPAAAANIIKQQLLSLGGDAAVHRDVIRGGPENSTVFLIGDERRLRSLAERLRGQPFGLEELGQEVISQIDLHLSPPLSVGLAGASIDLSNGPVIMGILNVTPDSFSDGGRFIDPSQGLDRALEMVEEGAGIIDIGGESSRPGASELKVEEELARVMPLLKRLQGTLPVPVSIDTRKAAVADAAVEAGASIINDISGLTHDEAMTGTVVRHGTAVVVMHMLGTPETMQDTPSYSDPVSEIISWLEGRTTDLIDAGIEREKIIIDPGLGFGKRLQDNLEILEQAGDFHSLGFPVLTGHSRKSFIGTITGKEPADRLAGGLAAVGACLEAGIQILRVHDIGATVDFVKTWKAINRKDNDS, encoded by the coding sequence ATGACTCGATACCCACTCAGAATGATCTTTTCCCGCAGACCGGAGATTCTGAAAAGACACTTCGAACACGCAGGAGTGACTCCTGCTGGCATCAGGATAATGGCGTCGAAGGCAAAAAGTGTCGTCATTCGCGCTGACGCCCTTCCAGCTGCCGCGGCTAATATAATCAAACAACAGCTTCTCTCCCTGGGGGGCGATGCCGCGGTACACAGGGACGTCATCCGGGGTGGTCCTGAAAACTCGACTGTATTCCTGATAGGAGACGAAAGAAGACTCCGATCCCTCGCTGAACGCCTCAGAGGCCAACCGTTCGGACTCGAAGAACTGGGGCAGGAAGTCATCAGCCAGATCGACCTCCACTTGTCTCCCCCGCTTTCGGTCGGGCTTGCTGGCGCTTCGATAGACCTGTCGAACGGACCTGTCATCATGGGTATACTGAACGTCACGCCTGATAGTTTCAGTGATGGAGGCAGATTTATCGACCCATCCCAGGGACTCGATCGGGCTCTCGAAATGGTCGAAGAGGGAGCTGGGATCATCGACATCGGAGGCGAATCAAGCAGGCCAGGCGCATCTGAATTGAAAGTGGAAGAAGAACTTGCGAGGGTAATGCCCTTGCTGAAAAGGCTCCAGGGCACTCTCCCGGTGCCTGTCTCTATAGATACCAGAAAAGCGGCGGTGGCAGACGCGGCTGTCGAAGCCGGAGCTTCGATCATAAATGATATAAGCGGCCTGACTCATGACGAGGCGATGACAGGCACAGTCGTTCGTCACGGCACAGCTGTTGTGGTCATGCATATGCTTGGTACACCGGAGACGATGCAGGATACCCCCTCATATTCGGACCCCGTGAGCGAAATCATCTCATGGCTCGAAGGAAGAACTACAGATCTGATCGACGCGGGAATCGAGCGCGAAAAAATAATCATTGACCCGGGGTTGGGTTTCGGGAAAAGATTGCAGGACAACCTTGAGATCCTGGAACAGGCTGGTGATTTTCATTCGCTTGGGTTTCCCGTATTGACAGGGCATTCCAGGAAAAGTTTTATCGGGACCATCACGGGAAAGGAACCGGCCGACAGACTGGCTGGAGGCCTTGCAGCAGTAGGGGCCTGTCTCGAAGCCGGCATCCAGATCCTGAGAGTGCATGATATAGGAGCGACTGTGGATTTCGTAAAGACGTGGAAAGCAATCAATCGAAAGGATAACGATTCTTGA
- the ilvC gene encoding ketol-acid reductoisomerase yields the protein MKILKSRDADTGVLDGTRVVVMGYGNQGRPQALNLRDSGIDVSVAARSGGKGWDKAIEDGFVPLSIEDGARTADVLMFLLPDEVQGRIFDEVVSERLRSGTAICFAHGFAVAFGEIKTTDQDVILVAPKGQGESVRSSYLEGSGLPGLIGVENDVSGHAWDIALAIAEGLGCLRIGGFRTSFREEAVSDIFGEQAVLCGGVPALVKKAWELLVRKGFSPEVAYFECVQELKIIVDLITRNGFSGMREMISGTAAYGGLKYGESIITPETEEAMERLFEGINKGDFARDWLKTSSSDREELETFLRSESGSKIEETGRMVRSLYEKGEDNEPAEG from the coding sequence ATGAAGATACTCAAGAGCAGAGACGCGGACACCGGGGTGCTCGATGGTACCCGGGTAGTTGTCATGGGATATGGTAACCAGGGACGGCCCCAGGCATTGAACCTGCGTGACAGCGGGATAGATGTCAGTGTGGCAGCCAGGTCCGGGGGGAAAGGGTGGGACAAGGCGATAGAGGATGGTTTTGTTCCCCTGTCCATAGAAGATGGTGCCAGGACCGCTGACGTTCTTATGTTTCTTCTTCCCGACGAGGTTCAGGGTCGGATCTTCGATGAGGTCGTATCGGAAAGGCTCCGGTCCGGCACGGCCATCTGTTTTGCTCATGGATTCGCTGTGGCCTTTGGAGAGATCAAAACGACGGATCAGGATGTCATCCTGGTGGCACCCAAGGGGCAGGGTGAAAGTGTGAGGAGTTCATACCTTGAAGGTTCGGGCCTTCCTGGATTGATAGGTGTGGAGAACGATGTGTCCGGCCATGCCTGGGATATCGCGCTGGCCATAGCTGAGGGGCTTGGATGTCTCAGAATCGGTGGGTTCAGGACCAGCTTCAGGGAAGAGGCTGTCAGCGATATATTTGGAGAGCAGGCCGTGCTCTGTGGAGGAGTCCCGGCACTTGTAAAGAAGGCCTGGGAACTTCTTGTCAGGAAGGGGTTCAGCCCCGAGGTGGCCTATTTCGAATGCGTTCAGGAATTAAAGATAATAGTAGACCTGATCACCAGGAATGGATTTTCCGGGATGCGTGAAATGATAAGTGGTACGGCAGCATATGGAGGACTGAAATACGGCGAGAGCATCATCACGCCGGAGACCGAAGAGGCGATGGAAAGACTTTTCGAAGGAATAAACAAGGGGGATTTTGCCAGGGACTGGCTCAAGACATCCTCCTCCGACAGGGAAGAACTGGAAACTTTCCTGAGATCGGAAAGTGGGTCGAAGATAGAGGAAACAGGCCGCATGGTCAGAAGCCTGTATGAAAAAGGAGAGGATAATGAGCCTGCTGAAGGATAA
- the cdaA gene encoding diadenylate cyclase CdaA, translated as MNPFQFNLTIDILDIIIVAFLFYRLFLLFRGSRATQMFIGLFLLIILSFLAQWLNLNALNWILSSLKTVWVIAFVILFQPELRKALTQLGQNRVIGMFLKVEESGTISEIVRACHQLTQKGLGAIIVIEQDVGLRNYIETGTSLDAKITSDLLVTVFTPPSPLHDGAVIIEKNRVLAAGCILPLSQNPRLGRALGTRHRAGLGLSEETDAITIIVSEETSMISLARAGKLKRKLDINSLRNELVELIGVKSKEQAATT; from the coding sequence TTGAATCCCTTTCAGTTCAATCTTACGATCGACATTCTTGATATTATCATCGTAGCCTTTCTTTTCTACAGGCTTTTCCTCCTGTTCAGGGGCTCTCGCGCGACACAGATGTTCATAGGCCTCTTTCTCCTTATCATTCTATCCTTCCTGGCACAGTGGCTCAACCTGAACGCTCTGAACTGGATTCTCAGCAGTCTCAAGACCGTCTGGGTGATCGCCTTCGTGATCCTTTTCCAGCCGGAACTCCGCAAGGCCCTGACCCAGCTGGGACAGAACAGGGTCATCGGCATGTTTCTCAAGGTCGAGGAATCGGGAACCATCAGCGAGATAGTCAGGGCCTGTCATCAGCTCACCCAGAAAGGCCTCGGGGCAATCATTGTAATAGAACAGGACGTGGGACTGCGAAACTATATTGAAACAGGCACTTCTCTCGATGCGAAAATAACCAGCGACCTGCTGGTGACAGTATTCACTCCTCCGAGCCCTCTGCACGACGGGGCTGTCATCATAGAGAAGAATCGCGTTCTTGCTGCCGGATGCATCCTGCCACTATCTCAGAACCCCAGGCTTGGAAGAGCCCTGGGAACGAGACACAGAGCAGGACTCGGTCTCTCTGAGGAGACTGACGCAATAACGATCATTGTGAGCGAAGAGACAAGCATGATATCGCTGGCAAGGGCGGGCAAGCTCAAACGCAAACTCGACATCAACAGTCTGCGAAACGAACTTGTCGAACTTATCGGTGTAAAATCGAAGGAGCAGGCGGCGACTACCTGA
- the hpt gene encoding hypoxanthine phosphoribosyltransferase: MIEYREIISSEKISGRVRELASEISKDYSDSVPLFITLLKGAFIFTADLVRNLSIPHEIDFITLYSYDNGRRRSDDVRMVNHLRTDLAGRDIILIDEIVDTGHTLTRLIETIEKQPVNSVRICTLLDKPSARKAEVPVHYSGFKIPDIFVVGYGLDYRERYRNLPFIAEVTITDKEKSISADKNGQILKG; encoded by the coding sequence ATGATTGAATACAGGGAAATAATCTCGTCAGAAAAGATAAGCGGCAGGGTCAGGGAACTCGCGAGTGAGATATCGAAAGACTACAGTGACTCCGTCCCCCTCTTCATAACCCTCCTCAAGGGGGCCTTTATTTTCACAGCAGACCTCGTTCGCAACCTCTCGATTCCTCACGAGATCGATTTTATAACGCTTTACAGCTACGATAACGGCAGGCGCAGGAGCGACGATGTCAGAATGGTGAACCACCTCAGGACCGACCTCGCCGGAAGAGATATCATCCTGATAGACGAAATAGTCGACACAGGACACACCCTCACCAGACTTATCGAAACGATTGAAAAACAACCAGTAAACAGCGTCAGGATCTGCACACTGCTCGACAAACCATCGGCCCGAAAAGCTGAAGTCCCTGTTCATTACAGTGGATTCAAGATTCCTGACATATTCGTCGTCGGCTATGGCCTGGACTACAGGGAGAGGTACAGAAATCTTCCCTTCATAGCGGAAGTGACGATTACTGATAAGGAAAAATCAATATCTGCCGATAAGAACGGTCAGATACTGAAAGGATGA
- the tilS gene encoding tRNA lysidine(34) synthetase TilS, translating into MECVDKVLDWVSQNSLLSRGDRIIIAVSGGPDSIALLTILHTLAAELDLTLAVAHYDHLIRKGTEREKKLVESRCASLSIPLITGSGDVPAASKRTGRGIEETARTMRYRFLEETATRWHADSVALGHNRDDQVETILHHVIRGTGMKGLTGMPTKRGIFIRPVLCCSRDELRSMLRSRGILYAIDPSNRDNTILRNRIRNRLLPLLKREFNPSIDDSLLRMRENISEGWKTLSAPIAGLLNGLSEPVDPRGEKSHDIKHSINIGDERDLPTVLSIPLTGLSGLTDYQLYLLVDSVLREHFGVVQDMEKSHFDAAKKLVRNGRSGSRTRFPHGISLYREQENIRFALTSIEKTPPIDKEILIPGEGTYPLLPWFEEAVFERISNPDAGKSGGSSSDHEITITLRPSGFPLRFRKRRPGDRLIPLGMKGRKKLSDIFIDSKIPLHRRDLIPVMEDPDGIVWVPGVVTAERARIGKKGKYALRVSLIKDSSDNRAGLDRKKFKK; encoded by the coding sequence ATGGAATGCGTTGATAAAGTACTGGATTGGGTGTCACAAAACAGCCTTCTGTCCAGGGGCGACAGGATCATTATCGCTGTCTCAGGAGGTCCGGACTCCATTGCCCTGCTCACTATCCTTCACACTCTCGCTGCAGAACTGGATCTTACACTTGCCGTGGCCCATTACGACCACCTTATCAGGAAAGGGACCGAGCGGGAAAAGAAACTGGTCGAAAGCCGCTGCGCATCTCTCAGTATCCCCTTGATCACTGGATCCGGTGACGTCCCTGCTGCTTCAAAACGAACAGGAAGAGGGATCGAGGAGACGGCCCGCACCATGCGGTACCGCTTTCTGGAAGAGACCGCCACCCGCTGGCATGCCGATTCGGTCGCGCTCGGCCATAACAGAGACGACCAGGTAGAGACGATCCTGCATCATGTCATCCGGGGAACGGGGATGAAAGGCCTCACCGGAATGCCCACAAAAAGGGGAATATTCATCAGGCCTGTCCTCTGCTGTTCGCGCGACGAACTGAGGTCGATGCTTCGTTCCAGAGGTATCCTGTACGCGATCGACCCCAGCAACCGGGATAACACCATCCTGAGAAATCGAATCAGAAACAGACTCCTGCCCCTGCTGAAACGAGAGTTCAACCCATCCATAGATGATTCCCTGTTGAGGATGAGGGAAAATATCTCCGAAGGCTGGAAGACACTTTCGGCTCCGATAGCCGGCCTGCTGAACGGGCTGTCCGAACCGGTCGATCCACGAGGGGAAAAAAGTCACGATATCAAGCACTCGATCAACATCGGTGATGAGAGAGATCTGCCAACTGTCTTATCCATTCCCCTGACCGGACTTTCGGGATTGACCGATTATCAGCTCTACCTGCTTGTCGACAGTGTGCTTCGCGAACATTTTGGAGTGGTCCAGGATATGGAGAAATCTCATTTCGACGCGGCAAAGAAACTTGTCAGGAATGGGCGGTCAGGAAGCAGAACGAGGTTTCCTCACGGCATTTCTCTATACCGTGAACAGGAAAATATCAGATTTGCTCTTACATCCATTGAAAAGACACCACCGATCGACAAAGAGATCCTGATTCCGGGAGAAGGGACATACCCGCTACTTCCATGGTTTGAAGAGGCCGTTTTCGAAAGGATCTCAAATCCTGATGCAGGGAAGTCAGGAGGCAGTTCCAGCGACCATGAGATCACAATCACCCTGAGACCATCGGGGTTTCCACTCAGATTCAGAAAAAGGAGGCCAGGAGACAGGCTGATCCCTCTGGGAATGAAGGGACGCAAAAAACTCAGCGACATCTTCATCGACAGCAAAATACCTCTTCACAGAAGAGACCTTATACCTGTGATGGAAGATCCCGATGGAATCGTGTGGGTGCCGGGTGTCGTGACAGCCGAGAGGGCCAGGATCGGGAAAAAGGGCAAATACGCTCTTCGCGTGAGCTTGATCAAAGACTCCAGTGACAATAGAGCCGGCCTCGATCGTAAAAAATTCAAAAAATGA